From Dictyoglomus sp., one genomic window encodes:
- a CDS encoding SdpI family protein, translating to MKERYKVDKYTLKKDFIILLLISLMFITGAILYPYLPEKIPMHWNFKGEIDRYGSKFEGVFVIPLTVLFLYLGLLYLPYIDPKRENYPKFEKVYQIIKYLFVIVFSIIHYSVIISALGGPRDLIPKITPITLGILFIILGNYMPRIKYNWFVGVRTPWTLSDEEVWRRTHRFSGYLFVIGGILMLLSAFLPPYVNIIIGLSGIFFAGILSVIYSLIIYKKLKRQKEN from the coding sequence ATGAAAGAGAGATATAAGGTCGACAAATACACCCTTAAAAAGGATTTTATAATACTTCTTCTTATTTCTCTTATGTTTATTACAGGGGCAATACTTTATCCCTATCTTCCTGAAAAAATTCCCATGCATTGGAATTTTAAAGGAGAAATAGATAGATATGGTTCAAAATTTGAAGGAGTTTTTGTCATTCCTCTAACGGTACTTTTTCTTTATTTAGGACTTTTATATCTTCCCTATATAGATCCCAAAAGAGAAAATTATCCTAAATTCGAAAAGGTATATCAAATTATAAAGTATTTATTTGTAATTGTGTTCTCCATAATACATTATAGTGTTATTATTTCTGCCCTTGGAGGACCAAGAGATTTGATACCTAAAATTACTCCAATAACTCTTGGGATCTTATTTATTATTCTTGGAAACTATATGCCAAGAATAAAATATAACTGGTTTGTAGGAGTAAGAACCCCGTGGACTTTATCCGATGAAGAGGTTTGGAGAAGAACCCACAGATTTTCAGGATATCTTTTTGTGATTGGTGGAATTCTTATGCTTTTATCAGCTTTCTTACCTCCTTATGTAAATATCATAATAGGACTTTCTGGGATTTTTTTCGCAGGAATTTTAAGTGTGATTTATTCTCTTATCATCTATAAAAAATTAAAAAGACAAAAGGAGAATTAA
- a CDS encoding autorepressor SdpR family transcription factor produces MFFKNMSLDLLFKALSDETRRRILRMLAERDMTAGEIASSFSQSWPTISHHLEILKQAGLIIDERRGKYIVYSLNTTVFQEALLFLLDALKKKEERTNEREI; encoded by the coding sequence ATGTTTTTTAAAAATATGTCTCTAGATCTTTTATTTAAAGCTTTAAGTGACGAGACCAGAAGAAGAATTTTAAGAATGCTTGCAGAAAGAGATATGACTGCAGGTGAAATTGCAAGCTCTTTTTCCCAATCTTGGCCTACCATTTCCCATCATTTGGAAATATTAAAGCAGGCAGGACTGATAATCGATGAAAGGAGAGGGAAATATATAGTATATTCTTTAAACACAACAGTATTTCAAGAGGCTTTACTTTTCTTATTAGATGCTTTAAAAAAGAAGGAGGAGAGAACAAATGAAAGAGAGATATAA
- a CDS encoding glycoside hydrolase family 130 protein, with the protein MNKVKIIGEPLRNIPWQEKPKGYEGIIWRYDKNPLTKWNPTKSIARIFNSAVVPYNGEFVGVFRGDHKDGKARLHVGWSKDGINWEIEDKEIIWKDENGNIYQPNYAYDPRVLKLDDKYYITWCTDFYGPTIGIGYTKDFKEFTRMENAFLPYNRNGVLFPRKIKGNYMMLSRPSDTGHTPFGDIFLSESPDLIYWGKHRRVMSRGGSGWWQSLKIGAGPVPIETSEGWLLFYHGVVLTCNGYVYSFGAAILDLNNPSKVLFRSRDYLLTPEEEYETVGFVPNVVFPCATLVDAETGRVAIYYGSADTYVSLAFTYIDDVINFVKENSELVSGDGEEGRG; encoded by the coding sequence ATGAATAAAGTAAAAATTATAGGAGAGCCCCTAAGAAATATTCCTTGGCAAGAAAAACCAAAGGGGTATGAAGGAATAATCTGGAGATATGATAAAAATCCTTTAACAAAATGGAATCCTACAAAAAGTATAGCAAGAATTTTTAATAGTGCTGTGGTTCCATATAATGGAGAATTTGTAGGGGTATTTAGAGGAGACCATAAGGATGGAAAGGCAAGATTACATGTAGGATGGAGCAAAGATGGGATAAATTGGGAGATAGAAGATAAGGAAATAATCTGGAAAGATGAGAATGGAAATATTTATCAGCCTAATTATGCTTATGATCCTAGAGTTCTTAAACTCGATGATAAATATTACATTACTTGGTGTACGGATTTTTATGGACCTACTATAGGGATTGGATACACGAAAGATTTCAAAGAATTTACAAGAATGGAAAATGCTTTTCTTCCTTATAATAGAAATGGTGTACTTTTTCCAAGAAAAATAAAGGGCAATTATATGATGCTTTCAAGACCTAGTGATACTGGACATACTCCCTTTGGAGACATATTTCTGAGTGAAAGTCCCGATTTAATATATTGGGGAAAACACAGAAGAGTTATGAGTAGAGGAGGATCTGGATGGTGGCAAAGTCTTAAAATTGGAGCAGGTCCTGTACCTATTGAAACCAGTGAGGGATGGCTTTTATTCTATCATGGGGTAGTTCTCACTTGTAATGGATACGTTTACAGTTTTGGTGCAGCAATTTTGGACTTAAATAATCCTTCCAAGGTTCTTTTTAGATCAAGAGATTATCTTTTGACTCCTGAAGAAGAGTATGAGACGGTAGGATTTGTTCCCAATGTGGTATTTCCTTGTGCCACATTAGTAGATGCAGAAACAGGAAGAGTCGCAATTTATTATGGATCTGCTGATACTTATGTTTCTTTAGCTTTTACTTATATTGATGATGTGATAAATTTTGTTAAAGAAAACTCTGAACTTGTTTCTGGAGATGGAGAAGAGGGAAGGGGATAG
- a CDS encoding glycerophosphodiester phosphodiesterase, whose translation MIILGHRGNIYNPENTIKAFKSAIEMGADGIELDVQKTKDNILIVCHDENLKRLTGIDLNIRRTEFEKIKNITIQGEPLVDLEKALEFIKSYNKFVDIEVKNPQDFLDVIKLVKKINLKDFIISSFWHKELFYAKKSYPEIRFAYLYVHFPKDISIYAKEIDFLKPHFHYINEEYVPYKDKTIAWTVDEEENIDYLLKMDIFGIISNFPDKVIKRMKGGKIMYQNPYLSYFIQMIDKKSIVRGENYISFEATNYVIPLRIESISMEDGEINLNKSFPLDWNLGERLKFEITIKGENPKIKIRVREVGELSFSLKELEEVI comes from the coding sequence GTGATTATATTAGGCCATAGAGGAAATATTTATAATCCTGAAAATACTATAAAAGCCTTTAAATCTGCCATTGAAATGGGAGCGGATGGAATAGAATTAGATGTTCAAAAAACCAAGGACAATATTCTCATAGTTTGTCATGACGAGAATTTAAAAAGGTTAACAGGCATAGATTTAAACATTAGAAGAACTGAGTTTGAAAAAATAAAAAATATTACAATCCAGGGAGAACCTTTAGTTGACTTAGAAAAAGCACTAGAATTTATAAAATCTTACAATAAATTTGTAGATATAGAAGTTAAAAATCCTCAGGATTTTTTAGATGTTATAAAACTTGTAAAGAAAATTAATTTAAAAGATTTCATCATTTCATCCTTTTGGCACAAAGAGCTATTTTATGCTAAAAAATCCTATCCTGAAATAAGATTTGCCTATCTTTACGTCCATTTTCCAAAGGATATTTCAATTTATGCTAAAGAAATAGATTTTCTAAAACCTCATTTTCATTACATTAATGAAGAATATGTACCATATAAAGATAAGACTATAGCATGGACTGTTGATGAGGAAGAAAATATAGATTATCTCTTAAAGATGGACATCTTTGGGATAATCTCTAATTTCCCTGACAAAGTTATAAAAAGAATGAAGGGAGGAAAAATTATGTATCAAAATCCTTACCTCTCCTATTTTATCCAGATGATTGATAAAAAATCCATTGTTCGAGGAGAAAATTATATAAGTTTTGAGGCAACAAATTATGTCATACCTTTAAGAATAGAATCTATATCTATGGAAGATGGAGAAATCAATCTTAATAAAAGCTTTCCCCTTGATTGGAACTTAGGAGAAAGATTAAAATTTGAAATAACTATTAAAGGAGAAAATCCAAAAATTAAAATAAGAGTAAGAGAAGTTGGAGAATTATCTTTTTCCTTAAAGGAATTGGAGGAAGTTATATAA
- a CDS encoding M48 family metallopeptidase, whose amino-acid sequence MFFYIFIFVFLIKEIWELILNIWNKKYATSPNLKIPEIFKDKITEEDFEKSKNYLKDRTNLGIISHIVDIIISIVFIIWGFSYFEKFVSSLSKSYIIQGLLFFGIFSLINFLISIPFSVYSTFVIEEKYGFNSTTPKIFITDIIKSIIISIILGVPILSLLLWIISVDPNWWWKFALVVIVFELFLSWLYPMVIAPIFNKFYPLQDEELKNKILSLLEKTRFKISKIFVMDASRRTKKVNAYLTGIGKSRRVVLFDTILNYTHDEILAVLAHELGHHVKRHIPKMISLSIVFYIAYIYFVFLLYKSPLISQTFSVEKSYSFIVYSFIFVSSILYFITPLINFFSRKFEYSADKFSKELLGTGEPLVSALKRLVKENLANLHPLPLYRVWYYSHPSPEERILALIKE is encoded by the coding sequence ATGTTTTTTTATATCTTTATTTTTGTTTTTTTGATAAAAGAGATCTGGGAGCTAATTCTTAATATATGGAATAAAAAATATGCTACATCACCTAATTTAAAAATACCTGAAATATTTAAAGATAAAATAACAGAGGAAGATTTCGAAAAATCTAAGAACTATTTAAAAGATAGAACAAATTTAGGAATAATATCCCATATTGTTGATATTATTATCTCCATTGTCTTCATAATCTGGGGGTTTTCATATTTTGAAAAATTTGTTTCTTCTCTCTCAAAATCTTATATTATTCAAGGTCTTTTGTTTTTTGGAATCTTTTCTTTAATAAATTTTTTAATATCTATTCCTTTTAGTGTTTATTCTACCTTTGTAATAGAAGAAAAATATGGATTTAATAGTACAACTCCTAAAATTTTTATCACTGATATAATTAAATCCATAATAATATCTATAATCCTAGGTGTACCTATCCTTTCCTTACTTTTATGGATTATAAGTGTTGATCCCAATTGGTGGTGGAAATTTGCTCTTGTGGTGATTGTTTTTGAACTTTTTCTCTCTTGGTTATATCCTATGGTTATAGCTCCCATATTTAATAAGTTTTATCCTTTACAAGATGAAGAGTTGAAGAATAAAATTCTTTCTCTTTTAGAAAAGACAAGGTTTAAAATTTCTAAGATATTTGTTATGGATGCTTCAAGGAGAACAAAGAAAGTAAATGCCTATCTTACAGGAATTGGAAAGTCAAGAAGGGTGGTACTTTTTGATACCATATTGAATTATACTCATGATGAGATTTTAGCAGTTCTTGCACACGAGCTGGGGCATCATGTTAAAAGACATATTCCTAAAATGATAAGTTTAAGCATAGTTTTTTATATAGCATATATTTATTTCGTATTTCTTTTATATAAATCTCCACTAATATCCCAAACTTTTTCTGTGGAAAAGAGTTATTCTTTTATTGTTTATTCTTTTATTTTTGTATCCTCTATTTTATATTTTATTACTCCCCTTATAAATTTCTTCTCTCGTAAATTTGAATATTCTGCGGATAAATTTTCAAAAGAGCTTTTGGGGACAGGAGAGCCATTAGTAAGTGCTTTAAAAAGGTTAGTAAAGGAAAATTTAGCAAATCTTCATCCTTTGCCTTTATATAGAGTCTGGTATTATTCCCATCCCTCTCCTGAGGAGAGAATTTTAGCATTAATAAAGGAGTAA
- a CDS encoding NAD+ synthase, with the protein MNLKIAIAQINPTIGDIKGNTEKIISYINKARKENCDLIVFPELSILGYPPRDLLFRAELMRKIDEVIYKKILLESKDLGILLGAPLYKDGNIYNSALLFYKEKLFGYQYKTLLPSYDVFDETRYFKPAEYRHPILFKGINLGVTICEDIWNDKDYWNRTVYEKDPVEELISQGAEIIINLSASPYYFGKMRLRVDMLSYIAKKYKRPIVYVNQVGGNDELIFDGSSLVITEGGKIYWEGKNFEEDFGIIDFSNLFPVRDVNSIKEDIESIYKALILGIKDYFSKLGFKKAVIGLSGGIDSSVVACLATYALGAENVLGVSMPSRYSSEGSVKDAEILARNLGIEFRIIPIEKIFKSYLETLNPNESPLMDLAEENIQARIRGNILMFISNREGHLVLTTGNKSELAVGYCTLYGDMAGGLAVIGDLPKMMVYELARFINREKEIIPRSILTKIPSAELRPNQKDEDSLPPYPILDQILKAYIEDNLSIDEIKKMGFEKDLVEEVVKKIDNAEYKRRQAPPVLKVTTKAFGMGRRMPIAWKKGW; encoded by the coding sequence ATGAACTTGAAAATTGCTATTGCTCAAATTAATCCAACTATTGGTGATATAAAGGGAAATACAGAGAAAATTATTTCATATATAAATAAGGCTAGAAAAGAAAATTGTGATTTAATTGTTTTCCCTGAACTTTCTATATTAGGCTATCCTCCAAGGGATTTGCTTTTTAGAGCTGAACTTATGAGGAAAATAGATGAAGTTATTTATAAAAAAATCTTATTAGAAAGTAAGGATTTAGGGATTCTTCTGGGAGCTCCTTTATATAAAGATGGAAACATTTATAATTCCGCATTGTTATTTTATAAAGAGAAACTTTTTGGATATCAGTATAAAACTCTTCTACCAAGCTATGACGTTTTTGATGAAACAAGGTATTTTAAACCTGCAGAATATCGACACCCAATACTGTTTAAGGGAATAAATCTTGGTGTTACCATTTGTGAAGATATATGGAATGATAAAGATTATTGGAATAGAACAGTTTACGAAAAAGATCCAGTGGAAGAATTAATTTCCCAAGGAGCAGAGATAATAATTAATCTTTCTGCTTCTCCTTATTATTTTGGGAAAATGAGATTAAGGGTAGATATGCTAAGTTATATTGCAAAAAAATATAAAAGACCGATAGTTTATGTAAATCAAGTGGGAGGAAATGATGAATTAATATTTGATGGATCAAGTCTCGTAATAACAGAAGGGGGAAAAATTTATTGGGAAGGGAAGAATTTTGAGGAGGATTTTGGTATTATTGATTTTTCAAATTTATTTCCTGTAAGAGACGTAAACTCTATTAAGGAAGATATAGAAAGTATTTATAAAGCATTAATTCTTGGGATTAAGGATTACTTCTCAAAATTAGGATTTAAAAAAGCAGTTATTGGTTTAAGTGGAGGAATAGATTCCTCTGTTGTTGCATGCTTAGCAACTTACGCCTTAGGGGCAGAAAATGTTCTTGGAGTTTCCATGCCTTCGAGATATTCTTCAGAAGGAAGTGTAAAGGATGCAGAAATTTTAGCAAGAAATTTAGGAATTGAGTTTAGGATTATTCCCATAGAAAAAATTTTTAAATCATATCTTGAGACTTTGAATCCTAATGAAAGTCCCTTAATGGATCTTGCAGAGGAAAATATACAGGCAAGAATTAGAGGAAATATATTAATGTTTATATCCAATAGAGAGGGACATTTAGTTTTAACTACAGGGAATAAATCGGAATTAGCAGTGGGTTATTGTACTCTCTATGGGGATATGGCAGGAGGTTTGGCAGTTATTGGAGATCTACCTAAAATGATGGTTTATGAATTAGCAAGATTTATTAATAGAGAAAAGGAAATTATTCCCAGATCTATACTTACAAAGATTCCTTCCGCAGAATTAAGACCAAACCAAAAAGATGAGGATTCTTTACCACCCTATCCCATTTTGGATCAAATTCTTAAAGCATATATCGAAGATAATTTATCCATTGATGAGATTAAAAAAATGGGATTTGAGAAAGATTTAGTAGAAGAAGTTGTAAAGAAAATTGATAATGCAGAATATAAAAGAAGACAGGCACCTCCTGTTTTAAAGGTAACTACAAAAGCTTTTGGAATGGGGAGAAGAATGCCTATTGCTTGGAAAAAAGGTTGGTAG
- a CDS encoding UPF0164 family protein, which produces MSGGSARFIAMGGAGTALANDASSVEYNPAGLAYVRNINLTALALGEVNKEVVGWENGQPKYEYRFNFTPLYAALALSNLSFAYKKPFIPPVIVGRADGGYWTSYAPDTYPMKFDWFSDVTDTSKLDTFSVGTGTKFGPIALGANLTYIKGEVSRKVDGIWFGSGRFIPGSEYENDPYKTYTTWDSQFHSYDWASIDGFTVDLGAIINLALLKVGLVYRNAYSSINYTRDYMWHDDFVWGNPYIWGDQKGRWWTYDPASEIYSGIKLPSFFNLGVAVDLGAIKLVLDLDNFDVTHNFSQENWNKPERWRYGTLHAGVEFWVLPILALRAGAYGNIRLEELDPIRAAELAVRGITLSVGAGLSLLGFSLDVAVLGDQIQNVTPDLSHLKFIASGSAKF; this is translated from the coding sequence ATGAGTGGGGGTAGTGCCCGATTTATAGCCATGGGTGGCGCAGGAACAGCCCTTGCCAATGATGCCTCTTCTGTTGAGTATAATCCCGCAGGTCTTGCCTATGTGAGAAATATAAACTTAACTGCATTAGCATTGGGAGAAGTAAATAAAGAAGTTGTTGGATGGGAAAATGGTCAGCCTAAATATGAATATAGATTTAATTTCACACCTCTTTATGCAGCATTAGCTCTTTCCAATCTTTCTTTCGCATACAAAAAACCCTTTATACCACCTGTAATAGTAGGAAGAGCTGATGGAGGATATTGGACAAGTTATGCTCCTGACACCTATCCCATGAAATTTGATTGGTTTTCTGATGTAACGGATACATCAAAACTTGACACATTTTCCGTTGGTACAGGAACAAAATTTGGTCCTATAGCTCTTGGAGCTAATCTAACTTACATTAAAGGAGAAGTGTCAAGAAAGGTTGATGGAATTTGGTTTGGAAGTGGAAGATTTATTCCAGGAAGTGAATATGAAAATGATCCTTATAAAACTTATACTACTTGGGATTCTCAATTTCATTCCTACGATTGGGCAAGTATTGATGGATTTACAGTAGATTTAGGAGCAATTATAAATCTTGCTCTTTTAAAAGTAGGTTTAGTTTATAGAAATGCTTATAGTAGTATAAACTATACAAGAGACTATATGTGGCATGATGATTTTGTTTGGGGAAATCCTTATATTTGGGGAGACCAAAAGGGCAGATGGTGGACCTATGATCCTGCTTCTGAAATCTATTCAGGAATTAAACTTCCTTCATTCTTCAATTTAGGTGTTGCGGTAGATTTAGGAGCAATAAAATTAGTATTAGATTTAGACAACTTTGATGTAACTCATAATTTCAGTCAAGAAAATTGGAATAAGCCAGAAAGATGGAGATATGGAACCTTGCATGCAGGGGTAGAATTCTGGGTTCTTCCCATATTAGCATTAAGGGCAGGAGCCTATGGAAATATAAGATTGGAAGAACTTGATCCTATAAGGGCAGCAGAACTTGCAGTGAGAGGGATAACTTTATCTGTAGGTGCAGGTTTAAGTCTTCTTGGATTCTCCTTAGATGTTGCAGTTCTTGGCGATCAAATTCAAAATGTTACTCCTGATTTGTCTCATCTAAAATTTATTGCATCTGGATCTGCAAAATTCTAA
- a CDS encoding uroporphyrinogen decarboxylase family protein, producing the protein MIIELDKFDVQKFWEENDYCLQNFDKKTRIPIFYWLDDHFLFEFLNVESTVKYYNDYEYRLRLHKEANEKLEKVLGRKFYPEDPVEPPSPNRFEVLMGAKYVLTEGGTPWLMSQVEDVEDLKELIRNMEKIDMKKSALPEDFMEKKEKYERITGKKLKLGNFSRGPATMATSILGTENTCIFMMEEEDILLEFFEILCQKLIEYNKVLRKATDNNEFGYSFADDNCFLFPPKKYLKFCAPFLEKIFKEFAPLKEHKRYQHSDSNMKHLMSILNDLGVNEVNFGPEIHPEEIRKAMPKAKIYGQMPPFTLRNGKPEDIIEIVKRDMKFLGEDGNFVECTAGSVAGGTPLENIKLYMWAVEKYCRL; encoded by the coding sequence ATGATCATCGAATTGGATAAATTTGATGTTCAAAAATTCTGGGAAGAAAATGATTATTGTTTACAAAATTTTGATAAAAAGACAAGAATTCCTATTTTTTACTGGCTTGATGACCATTTTCTCTTTGAATTTTTAAATGTAGAATCCACAGTTAAATATTATAACGATTACGAATATAGATTAAGACTTCACAAAGAAGCTAATGAAAAATTAGAAAAAGTTCTGGGAAGAAAATTCTATCCTGAAGATCCTGTAGAACCACCTTCTCCTAATAGATTTGAAGTTCTAATGGGAGCAAAATATGTACTTACAGAAGGGGGAACTCCTTGGCTTATGTCTCAAGTAGAAGACGTAGAAGACTTGAAAGAACTCATTAGAAATATGGAAAAGATAGATATGAAAAAATCTGCTCTTCCAGAAGACTTTATGGAGAAAAAAGAAAAATATGAAAGAATAACAGGAAAAAAATTAAAACTCGGGAATTTTAGTAGAGGACCTGCAACTATGGCAACAAGCATATTAGGCACGGAAAATACATGTATTTTTATGATGGAGGAAGAAGATATTTTATTAGAATTTTTTGAGATTTTATGTCAGAAATTAATAGAATATAATAAAGTACTAAGAAAAGCAACAGATAATAATGAATTTGGATATTCCTTTGCTGATGATAATTGTTTTCTTTTTCCTCCCAAAAAATACTTGAAATTCTGTGCACCTTTTTTGGAAAAGATATTTAAAGAGTTTGCTCCCTTAAAGGAACATAAAAGATATCAACATTCTGATAGCAATATGAAACATTTAATGAGTATTTTAAATGATTTAGGAGTAAATGAGGTGAACTTTGGTCCTGAGATTCATCCTGAAGAGATAAGAAAAGCAATGCCAAAGGCCAAAATTTATGGACAGATGCCTCCATTTACATTAAGAAACGGTAAGCCTGAAGACATTATTGAGATTGTTAAAAGAGATATGAAGTTTTTAGGAGAGGATGGAAACTTTGTAGAATGCACTGCGGGAAGTGTTGCAGGAGGAACTCCTTTAGAAAATATAAAGCTTTATATGTGGGCTGTGGAAAAGTATTGTAGATTATAA